Proteins from a single region of Nocardioides anomalus:
- a CDS encoding APC family permease, which yields MVQQDAVAGGADGASLKRGELGFWEVLFQALTSAAPGLSVTLAVIVGANFAGGSLGLSLVLALVGILLVASCVGQMAARFPSAGGFYTFVANGLHPALGTMVAWLYLIVWAVFPSTLFLPFGSFTASTLNNWWGWSYKPTWVVAALVCIGFVYWLVGQGAKLSTNAAIVLGVIEFAILGALALTLIVKAGSDNTLMVFTPHYADVAGFAGLSGLIGGMIYAIYGFVGFENVVPLAEEAKDSRRTVLRVSLLSPLILGLFIILCTYAATVFFGPGRFAEFPGYNGGDAWIGISEDVWGLGWYVLLFAILNSAIASANGATNAGIRHIFAMGRIQLLPEAFARSDRNGTPIVALRTVMAISVVLTVVTGLVLDGGPLQAFGFLGTIETCVAILLYALVALSCLVWFTRNRPEGFNPFLHVLVPVLAIVVMVPALMAAIGVGASIFPFISPLPEPFNYAGYISLAWLVLGIAFAAWVWVAHPDRARATETVFVAGE from the coding sequence GTGGTCCAACAGGACGCGGTGGCAGGCGGCGCGGACGGTGCGTCGCTCAAGCGGGGGGAGCTCGGCTTCTGGGAGGTGCTGTTCCAGGCGCTCACGTCGGCCGCCCCCGGGCTGTCGGTGACACTGGCCGTCATCGTCGGCGCCAACTTCGCGGGCGGCTCGCTGGGGCTGTCGCTGGTGCTGGCGCTCGTCGGCATCCTGCTCGTGGCGTCGTGCGTCGGCCAGATGGCCGCGCGCTTCCCGTCGGCGGGCGGCTTCTACACGTTCGTGGCCAACGGCCTGCACCCCGCGCTCGGGACCATGGTGGCCTGGCTCTACCTCATCGTGTGGGCGGTCTTCCCCTCCACGCTGTTCCTGCCGTTCGGCAGCTTCACCGCCTCGACCCTGAACAACTGGTGGGGCTGGTCCTACAAGCCCACGTGGGTGGTCGCCGCCCTGGTCTGCATCGGCTTCGTCTACTGGCTGGTCGGCCAGGGCGCCAAGCTCAGCACCAACGCCGCGATCGTGCTCGGCGTCATCGAGTTCGCCATCCTCGGCGCGCTGGCCCTCACGCTCATCGTCAAGGCGGGCTCGGACAACACGCTCATGGTCTTCACGCCGCACTACGCCGACGTCGCGGGCTTCGCCGGGCTGTCCGGGCTCATCGGCGGCATGATCTACGCGATCTACGGCTTCGTCGGCTTCGAGAACGTCGTCCCGCTGGCCGAGGAGGCCAAGGACTCGCGCCGCACCGTGCTGCGGGTCTCGCTGCTCTCCCCGCTCATCCTCGGCCTGTTCATCATCCTGTGCACCTACGCGGCCACGGTCTTCTTCGGCCCCGGCCGCTTCGCGGAGTTCCCCGGCTACAACGGCGGCGACGCCTGGATCGGCATCAGCGAGGACGTCTGGGGGCTGGGCTGGTACGTCCTGCTCTTCGCCATCCTCAACTCCGCGATCGCCAGCGCGAACGGCGCCACCAACGCCGGCATCCGCCACATCTTCGCCATGGGCCGCATCCAGCTGCTCCCCGAGGCGTTCGCCCGCAGCGACCGCAACGGCACGCCGATCGTGGCGCTGCGCACGGTGATGGCGATCTCCGTGGTGCTCACCGTGGTGACCGGGCTCGTGCTCGACGGCGGGCCGCTGCAGGCCTTCGGCTTCCTCGGCACGATCGAGACCTGCGTGGCGATCCTGCTCTACGCGCTGGTGGCACTGTCGTGCCTGGTCTGGTTCACCCGCAACCGGCCCGAGGGGTTCAACCCCTTCCTGCACGTGCTGGTCCCGGTGCTCGCGATCGTGGTGATGGTCCCGGCCCTGATGGCCGCGATCGGGGTGGGCGCGAGCATCTTCCCGTTCATCTCGCCGCTTCCCGAGCCGTTCAACTACGCCGGCTACATCTCGCTGGCCTGGCTGGTGCTCGGCATCGCGTTCGCGGCGTGGGTCTGGGTGGCCCACCCCGACCGGGCGCGGGCCACCGAGACCGTCTTCGTCGCGGGCGAGTGA
- the ald gene encoding alanine dehydrogenase → MKVGVPKEVKNHEYRVAITPIGVHELVAHGHEVVVQKDAGVGSQITDEEYVAAGARIVDTAEEAWGTDGGVDLVLKVKEPVAEEYDRMREGLTLFTYLHLAADKPLTEELLARKVTAIAYETVQLPSGGLPLLYPMSEVAGCLAPQVGAYSLMKAQGGRGVLMGGVGGVANAKVVIIGAGVSGQNAANIALGMGADVTLLDTDLDKLRMSFWRYDNRVHGLASSKLAIEQQVLEADLVIGAVLIPGAAAPKLVSNELVSRMKPGSVLVDIAIDQGGCFEDSHATTHADPTYEVHGSTFYCVANMPGAVPNTSTYALTNATLPYAVALANRGWTEACRSDRSLALGLNTHAGQLTNKPVGEAVGIDAVDPADVLG, encoded by the coding sequence GTGAAGGTCGGAGTGCCGAAGGAAGTCAAGAACCACGAGTACCGCGTGGCGATCACGCCGATCGGGGTGCACGAGCTGGTGGCCCACGGCCACGAGGTCGTCGTCCAGAAGGACGCCGGCGTCGGCTCGCAGATCACCGACGAGGAGTACGTCGCCGCGGGCGCGCGGATCGTGGACACGGCCGAGGAGGCGTGGGGCACCGACGGTGGGGTGGACCTGGTGCTGAAGGTCAAGGAGCCGGTCGCGGAGGAGTACGACCGGATGCGGGAGGGGCTGACGCTGTTCACCTACCTGCACCTGGCCGCGGACAAGCCGCTGACCGAGGAGCTGCTGGCGCGCAAGGTCACCGCGATCGCCTACGAGACCGTCCAGCTGCCCTCCGGTGGGCTGCCCCTGCTCTACCCGATGTCCGAGGTGGCGGGGTGTCTGGCGCCCCAGGTGGGCGCCTACAGCCTGATGAAGGCCCAGGGCGGCCGCGGCGTCCTGATGGGCGGTGTCGGTGGGGTCGCCAACGCGAAGGTCGTCATCATCGGCGCCGGGGTGAGCGGTCAGAACGCCGCGAACATCGCGTTGGGGATGGGCGCGGACGTGACGCTGCTGGACACCGATCTGGACAAGCTGCGGATGTCGTTCTGGCGCTACGACAACCGGGTCCACGGCCTGGCCAGCTCGAAGCTGGCGATCGAGCAGCAGGTGCTCGAGGCGGACCTGGTGATCGGGGCCGTGCTGATCCCGGGTGCGGCGGCGCCGAAGCTGGTGTCGAACGAGCTGGTCTCGCGGATGAAGCCGGGCTCGGTGCTGGTGGACATCGCGATCGACCAGGGCGGCTGCTTCGAGGACTCCCACGCGACCACGCATGCGGACCCGACCTACGAGGTCCACGGCTCGACGTTCTACTGCGTGGCGAACATGCCGGGCGCGGTGCCGAACACGTCGACGTACGCGTTGACCAACGCGACGCTGCCCTACGCGGTCGCGCTGGCCAACCGGGGGTGGACCGAGGCGTGCCGGTCGGACCGTTCCCTGGCCCTCGGGCTCAACACCCACGCCGGGCAGCTGACCAACAAGCCCGTCGGCGAGGCCGTCGGCATCGATGCCGTCGACCCCGCCGACGTGCTCGGCTAG
- a CDS encoding thiolase family protein — protein sequence MGDAFVYAAARTPFGRFGGALADVRPDDLAAVAVQGVLAQAPGLDPAAIDDVVWGCANQAGEDNRNVGRMAVLLAGLPVSVPAVTVNRLCGSSLDAAMQGSRAIETGDATVVLTGGVESMTRAPWVLPKPSRAFPAGNVTAVSTTLGWRLVNENMPAEWTVSLGEANEMLADRFAVSRQRQDEFAARSHNLADAAWTAGFYDALVVPVPGVDLQEDEGIRPGSSAEGLAKLKPSFRPSGTITAGNASPLNDGASAVLLGAEGAVPGLDPLARIAGRGTFALAPQEFGFAPVEAANRALARAGIAWSDVAAVELNEAFAVQSLACVDAWGIDPEIVNTKGGAIAIGHPLGASGGRVLGTLAHRLRESGDRWGVAAICIGVGQALAVVLENVA from the coding sequence ATGGGTGACGCCTTCGTGTACGCCGCCGCACGGACGCCGTTCGGCCGCTTCGGCGGTGCGCTGGCCGACGTGCGGCCCGACGACCTGGCCGCGGTGGCGGTGCAGGGCGTGCTGGCCCAGGCGCCCGGCCTGGATCCGGCCGCGATCGACGACGTGGTGTGGGGCTGCGCCAACCAGGCCGGCGAGGACAACCGCAACGTCGGGCGGATGGCGGTGCTGCTGGCCGGGTTGCCGGTCTCGGTGCCGGCGGTGACGGTGAACCGGCTGTGCGGGTCGTCGCTGGACGCCGCGATGCAGGGCTCGCGGGCCATCGAGACCGGTGACGCGACCGTGGTGCTCACCGGCGGCGTCGAGTCGATGACGCGGGCGCCGTGGGTGCTGCCCAAGCCGTCGCGGGCCTTCCCCGCGGGCAACGTCACCGCGGTCTCGACGACGCTGGGGTGGCGGCTGGTCAACGAGAACATGCCGGCCGAGTGGACGGTGTCGCTGGGCGAGGCCAACGAGATGCTGGCCGACCGGTTCGCCGTCTCGCGGCAGCGCCAGGACGAGTTCGCGGCCCGTTCGCACAACCTGGCCGACGCGGCCTGGACGGCGGGCTTCTACGACGCGCTCGTCGTACCGGTGCCGGGGGTGGACCTGCAGGAGGACGAGGGGATCCGGCCGGGGTCGTCGGCGGAGGGGCTGGCGAAGCTGAAGCCGTCGTTCCGCCCGTCCGGGACCATCACCGCCGGCAACGCCTCGCCGCTGAACGACGGTGCGTCCGCCGTGCTGCTCGGCGCCGAGGGGGCCGTGCCCGGCCTGGACCCGCTGGCCCGGATCGCGGGACGCGGGACCTTCGCGCTGGCGCCGCAGGAGTTCGGGTTCGCACCGGTCGAGGCGGCGAACCGGGCGCTCGCGCGAGCCGGGATCGCGTGGTCCGACGTCGCGGCCGTGGAGCTGAACGAGGCCTTCGCCGTGCAGTCCCTGGCCTGCGTCGACGCGTGGGGCATCGACCCCGAGATCGTGAACACCAAGGGCGGCGCGATCGCGATCGGGCACCCGCTCGGCGCGTCCGGCGGCCGGGTCCTCGGGACGCTCGCGCACCGGCTGCGCGAGTCCGGCGACCGGTGGGGCGTGGCCGCGATCTGCATCGGGGTCGGGCAGGCCCTGGCCGTCGTCCTGGAGAACGTGGCGTGA
- a CDS encoding 3-oxoacid CoA-transferase subunit A, with amino-acid sequence MVNNNAGNGDTGLAALLAEGRVRKVVCSFPRQVDSWVFDGLYRSGAIELELVPQGNLAERMRAAGAGIGAFYTPTGAGTQLAEGKETREIDGRTYVLEYPLRGDVALIGAHRADRMGNLVYRKTARNFGPVMATAATTVVAEVREVVDVGGLDPEAVVTPSIYVDRVVVTP; translated from the coding sequence GTGGTCAACAACAACGCCGGGAACGGCGACACCGGCCTGGCCGCGCTGCTCGCCGAGGGCCGGGTGCGCAAGGTGGTCTGCTCGTTCCCGCGGCAGGTGGACTCGTGGGTCTTCGACGGGCTCTACCGCTCCGGCGCGATCGAGCTCGAGCTGGTCCCGCAGGGCAACCTGGCCGAGCGGATGCGCGCGGCGGGGGCCGGCATCGGCGCGTTCTACACCCCGACCGGCGCCGGCACGCAGCTGGCCGAGGGCAAGGAGACGCGCGAGATCGACGGGCGGACCTACGTGCTGGAGTACCCGTTGCGCGGCGACGTGGCCCTGATCGGCGCGCACCGCGCGGACCGGATGGGCAACCTGGTCTACCGCAAGACCGCCCGCAACTTCGGGCCGGTCATGGCCACCGCCGCGACCACGGTCGTGGCCGAGGTCCGCGAGGTCGTCGACGTCGGCGGCCTGGACCCCGAGGCCGTGGTCACGCCCTCGATCTACGTCGACCGGGTGGTGGTGACCCCGTGA
- a CDS encoding NAD(P)/FAD-dependent oxidoreductase: protein MDAAYDLIVVGGGATGTATAYWASRAGARVLLLERHQLNTEASGRNAGSLHGQIQHEPYRELGEDWARAWLPALRFLADSLELWDGLSAELGVDLEVRRKGGLLVADAPEQLDWIERKVALENEAGVPSRVLGGRELRALAPWATDRLIGAELCPIEGKANPLLAGPTFARRAAELGAQVRTGTAVEALEPGAGEHLVRFTGGTARAPRVVVAAGDAMPWFGEQLGVHLPITSEAIQANVTERVAPLVEHLVYYAGGRLTFKQSASGTLLIGGGWPARRDAQGAWVLDPDSLRANLSTAMSLFPQLADVRLVRTWVGIGNGTPDHRPVLGEAPGHPGVFLGLYPYMGFTASPLMGRTLAALALGDDPGRDLTPFAPGRFSPALAS from the coding sequence GTGGACGCGGCGTACGACCTCATCGTGGTCGGGGGCGGGGCGACCGGCACCGCGACGGCGTACTGGGCCAGCCGTGCCGGCGCCCGGGTCCTGCTGCTGGAGCGGCACCAGCTCAACACCGAGGCGTCCGGCCGCAACGCGGGCAGCCTGCACGGTCAGATCCAGCACGAGCCCTACCGCGAGCTGGGCGAGGACTGGGCGCGCGCCTGGCTCCCGGCGCTGCGCTTCCTGGCCGACTCGCTCGAGCTCTGGGACGGGCTGTCGGCCGAGCTCGGCGTCGACCTGGAGGTGCGCCGCAAGGGCGGTCTGCTGGTGGCCGACGCCCCCGAGCAGCTCGACTGGATCGAGCGCAAGGTGGCCCTGGAGAACGAGGCCGGCGTGCCCAGCCGGGTGCTCGGCGGGCGCGAGCTGCGGGCGCTCGCCCCCTGGGCCACCGACCGGCTCATCGGCGCCGAGCTGTGCCCGATCGAGGGCAAGGCGAACCCCCTGCTGGCCGGACCGACCTTCGCCCGCCGCGCGGCGGAGCTCGGCGCACAGGTGCGCACCGGGACCGCCGTCGAGGCGCTCGAGCCGGGCGCGGGCGAGCACCTGGTCCGGTTCACCGGCGGCACGGCCCGGGCCCCGCGCGTGGTCGTCGCGGCCGGCGACGCGATGCCGTGGTTCGGCGAGCAGCTCGGCGTGCACCTGCCGATCACCAGCGAGGCGATCCAGGCCAACGTCACCGAGCGCGTCGCGCCGCTGGTCGAGCACCTCGTCTACTACGCCGGTGGCCGGCTCACCTTCAAGCAGTCCGCGAGCGGCACGCTGCTCATCGGCGGCGGCTGGCCGGCCCGCCGCGACGCCCAGGGCGCGTGGGTCCTCGACCCGGACTCGCTGCGGGCCAACCTGTCCACCGCGATGTCGCTGTTCCCGCAGCTCGCCGATGTCCGCCTGGTCCGCACCTGGGTCGGGATCGGCAACGGCACGCCGGACCACCGGCCGGTGCTCGGCGAGGCGCCGGGTCACCCGGGGGTGTTCCTCGGCCTCTACCCCTACATGGGGTTCACCGCGAGCCCGCTCATGGGCCGCACCCTCGCCGCCCTCGCGCTGGGCGACGACCCCGGGCGCGACCTGACGCCCTTCGCCCCGGGCCGGTTCAGCCCCGCCCTGGCGTCCTGA
- a CDS encoding GNAT family N-acetyltransferase — protein MAADLVDDTLETARLVLRPWSVDDAPDALAVFGDESVTRWLAPAVTRVPDVDDMRRLIGGWLTTPPPSPAGRWAVTTRDDGALVGALALLPLPPENDDLEIGWQLAPTAWGQGFAAEAGHAVAAHAFDRGVEELFAVVRPRNTRAARTATSIGMEWVGETDKYYDLRLQVYRLRKAELGVPRLPGA, from the coding sequence ATGGCTGCTGACCTGGTGGACGACACGCTCGAGACCGCGCGACTGGTGCTGCGCCCCTGGTCGGTGGACGACGCCCCCGACGCGCTGGCCGTCTTCGGCGACGAGTCCGTGACCCGCTGGCTCGCGCCCGCCGTCACCCGCGTCCCCGACGTCGACGACATGCGCCGCCTCATCGGCGGCTGGCTCACCACCCCGCCCCCCAGCCCCGCCGGCCGCTGGGCCGTCACCACCCGCGACGACGGCGCCCTCGTCGGCGCCCTCGCCCTCCTCCCGCTCCCGCCCGAGAACGACGACCTCGAGATCGGCTGGCAGCTCGCCCCCACCGCCTGGGGCCAGGGCTTCGCCGCCGAGGCCGGCCACGCCGTCGCCGCCCACGCCTTCGACCGGGGCGTCGAGGAGCTCTTCGCCGTCGTCCGCCCCCGCAACACCCGCGCCGCCCGCACCGCCACCTCCATCGGCATGGAGTGGGTCGGCGAGACCGACAAGTACTACGACCTGCGGCTCCAGGTCTACCGCCTCCGCAAGGCCGAGCTCGGCGTCCCGAGGCTCCCCGGCGCCTAG
- a CDS encoding Lrp/AsnC family transcriptional regulator, which translates to MTTPPNGVHGAVDTVDRKILTLLMAEGRLPNNVLASRVGIAASTCLTRVRNLRQRGVIRGVHADVNLEALGRPLEAMVSISLQASSRSRIAQFREYLGSLPGVLDVYFLAGRNDFMVHVAVADPGTLRDFVVENLSAVPDVAMTETNLIFDHVRPTAEHVLDA; encoded by the coding sequence ATGACCACCCCGCCGAACGGAGTTCACGGCGCCGTCGACACCGTGGACCGCAAGATCCTGACCCTGCTCATGGCCGAGGGCCGGCTGCCCAACAACGTGCTGGCGTCCCGGGTCGGGATCGCGGCGTCGACCTGCCTCACCCGGGTCCGCAACCTGCGCCAGCGCGGGGTGATCCGCGGCGTGCACGCCGACGTCAACCTCGAGGCACTGGGGCGCCCGCTCGAGGCCATGGTCTCGATCAGCCTGCAGGCCAGCTCGCGGTCGCGGATCGCGCAGTTCCGGGAGTACCTCGGCTCGCTGCCCGGCGTGCTCGACGTGTACTTCCTGGCCGGGCGCAACGACTTCATGGTGCACGTCGCGGTGGCCGACCCCGGCACCCTGCGCGACTTCGTGGTGGAGAACCTCAGCGCAGTGCCGGACGTCGCGATGACCGAGACCAACCTGATCTTCGACCACGTCCGGCCGACGGCCGAGCACGTCCTCGACGCATGA
- a CDS encoding 3-oxoacid CoA-transferase subunit B: MTLSKDQMAALVARDIAPGSFVNLGIGQPTSVADHLEPGSGVVLHTENGMLNMGPRPAAGEEDPDLTNAGKQPVTELPGAAYFHHADSFAMMRGGHLDVCVLGAFQVSATGDLANWHTGAADAVPAVGGAMDLAIGARQVFVMMTLFAKEGAPKLVPACTYPLTGVGCVDRVYTEQAVFDLTPDGVRVRETFGTTYDELAARLDVPLLPPRVGE, from the coding sequence GTGACGCTGTCCAAGGACCAGATGGCGGCGCTGGTGGCGCGCGACATCGCGCCCGGCTCGTTCGTCAACCTGGGCATCGGCCAGCCCACCTCGGTGGCCGACCACCTCGAGCCCGGCTCCGGCGTGGTGCTGCACACCGAGAACGGCATGCTCAACATGGGCCCGCGGCCCGCCGCTGGCGAGGAGGACCCCGACCTCACCAACGCCGGCAAGCAGCCGGTCACCGAGCTGCCCGGCGCGGCGTACTTCCACCACGCCGACTCCTTCGCCATGATGCGCGGCGGCCACCTCGACGTGTGCGTGCTCGGCGCCTTCCAGGTGAGCGCCACCGGCGACCTGGCCAACTGGCACACCGGCGCGGCCGACGCCGTCCCCGCCGTCGGCGGCGCGATGGACCTCGCCATCGGTGCGCGGCAGGTGTTCGTGATGATGACGCTGTTCGCCAAGGAAGGCGCGCCCAAGCTGGTGCCGGCCTGCACCTACCCGCTCACCGGCGTCGGCTGCGTGGACCGGGTCTACACCGAACAGGCCGTCTTCGACCTCACCCCCGACGGCGTCCGGGTCCGCGAGACCTTCGGCACGACGTACGACGAGCTGGCCGCGCGCCTCGACGTACCCCTCCTGCCGCCGCGGGTCGGGGAATGA
- a CDS encoding LysR family transcriptional regulator, with translation MELRHLRAFLAVADERHFGRAAERLHLAQPALSQQVKQLEREVGLALFERTTRRVELSEAGHRFEPHARSVLAAVEHASADLALLADGRAGRVAVGFIGTATYDVLPRVAREVRDRLPDVELDLHGELLSPALVDRLVAGQLDLAILRPDGITRPDVLIRDLRRERLVAVLPAQHPLARRRRLDLADLAEEAFVVHPAGDRSSMHGHVLAACARAGFRPTSTIEVSETATLAVFVAAGLGVALVPEPVRSLALAGVAYVPLADPPEVRLALASRAGDPAAATERVAGIIAAAVGAG, from the coding sequence ATGGAGCTGCGGCACCTGCGGGCCTTCCTCGCGGTGGCCGACGAGCGGCACTTCGGCCGCGCGGCCGAGCGTCTGCACCTCGCCCAGCCCGCACTCTCCCAGCAGGTCAAGCAGCTCGAGCGCGAGGTGGGCCTGGCGCTGTTCGAGCGCACCACCCGGCGGGTCGAGCTGAGCGAGGCCGGCCATCGGTTCGAGCCGCACGCCCGCTCGGTCCTGGCCGCGGTCGAGCACGCCTCGGCCGACCTGGCCCTGCTGGCCGACGGCCGGGCCGGGCGCGTCGCCGTCGGCTTCATCGGCACCGCGACGTACGACGTGCTGCCGCGGGTCGCGCGCGAGGTGCGGGACCGGCTACCTGACGTCGAGCTCGACCTGCACGGCGAGCTGCTGAGCCCGGCCCTCGTCGACCGGCTGGTGGCGGGCCAGCTGGACCTCGCCATCCTCCGTCCCGACGGCATCACCCGCCCCGACGTCTTGATCCGCGACCTGCGCCGGGAGCGGCTGGTCGCGGTCCTGCCGGCGCAGCACCCGCTCGCCCGGCGCCGGCGCCTCGACCTGGCCGACCTGGCCGAGGAGGCCTTCGTGGTGCACCCGGCCGGCGACCGCTCCTCGATGCACGGCCACGTGCTGGCCGCCTGCGCCCGGGCGGGGTTCCGGCCCACCTCGACCATCGAGGTCTCCGAGACCGCGACCCTCGCGGTGTTCGTCGCCGCGGGCCTCGGCGTGGCCCTGGTCCCCGAGCCGGTGCGCAGCCTGGCCCTGGCTGGCGTGGCCTACGTCCCGCTCGCCGATCCCCCCGAGGTGCGCCTCGCCCTGGCCTCCCGCGCCGGCGACCCCGCGGCGGCCACGGAGCGGGTCGCGGGCATCATCGCGGCGGCCGTGGGCGCCGGCTGA